A stretch of the uncultured Desulfobacter sp. genome encodes the following:
- a CDS encoding PAS domain S-box protein has product MKKMSMDDKLKDIEFTDLLSLDTIQQMQDSFARAAGVASIITKPDGTPITKPSNFCQLCKIIRSTEKGLKNCYASDAVLGGLHKEGPIYQQCLSGGLWDGGASVTVNDKHIANWLIGQVKTKDLDETKILQYAKEIGVDEIEFRDALAEVTTMSLEKFKEIANSLYIFANQLSEQAFQNLQLKQHQEHLDVLVQDKIKDLEKANKQLKSTNEKLIALTKKQAETEKELCKSKEYIEKELNKSRTLFQAFMDNIPVCAYIKDRKLNHIFLNNHTTQLFGIESETSKSGNLFSDETARMLETIDKEVFTKSESKTLVYEFALNGQNTWFHDTKFLIQISENETLLGGVAFDITEQKKAEQELEKAYKQISKNEEKYRSIFDNSPVGICRYDNNTVITDCNQRFAEILGAPREKIIGLNMNEKLPNRKVVNELQKTLKTGAGHLEIWYTSYTGNRTAFLKTRFKAIYNNEGRIDGGLFLMEDLTEKKKAEEELEKTFIKLSESEEKFRAIFFMTPDAICIHSMDGKYVDVNEAFTRLSGYSKQEVLGKTTADINGWTNPEDRITVRTALTNDGILENFETEYQAKDGSITSVLLSTNVVSLNKTPHILSLSKDISTLKKTERELTQLKDNLEQLVETRTAELQKVLNEQKIILDNIGLGVALLYDRELAWSNQCLADMLGYGEAGLPVGASPRIAYRDEQDYINFGKKMYTALGNGETAAAEHLLYRKDGSTFWCRLIGTAVHPKDLSKGAIWIFYDLTERKKAETELHNLKNYLSSIIDSMPSVLVGVDRDGRVTQWNHQAQQTSGLSREDVLAKSLTQVFPRLAGEMHQIETAMRECRVISTPKVSRKTKTETRYENITIFPLKDDGMEGAVIRVDDVTEQVRLEEMIIQSEKMLSVGGLAAGMAHEVNNPLAGVMQTAQVLSQRLKAGTSIPANLKAAEAAGTTMESIEQFMEARGIQRMIEAIMLSGQRASEIVSNMLSFVRKDSSPIALHDLGKILDKTIELAATDYDLKKNYDFKQIEIIREYDDNLPAVPCQDSKIQQVILNILTNGAQAMKKAGALKSRFILRTYPDPDQDMACIEIQDNGPGMDEKTRKQIFDPFFTTKPVGMGTGLGLSVSYFIITENHKGELTVETSPGAGAKFIIRLPLSMGRHQHET; this is encoded by the coding sequence ATGAAAAAAATGAGCATGGACGATAAACTAAAAGACATTGAATTTACAGACCTTTTAAGCCTTGACACAATTCAACAGATGCAGGACTCCTTCGCCCGGGCTGCAGGTGTTGCCTCTATAATTACAAAGCCCGACGGCACGCCTATAACAAAACCAAGTAATTTCTGCCAACTATGCAAAATAATCAGAAGCACCGAAAAAGGCTTAAAAAATTGTTATGCATCCGACGCAGTTCTGGGTGGGCTACATAAAGAAGGGCCGATTTATCAGCAATGCCTGAGCGGCGGATTATGGGATGGCGGTGCAAGTGTAACGGTTAATGATAAACATATCGCCAACTGGCTGATCGGACAGGTCAAAACCAAGGACCTGGATGAAACAAAGATACTGCAATATGCTAAAGAAATAGGGGTCGATGAAATCGAATTCAGAGATGCTTTAGCTGAAGTTACTACCATGTCACTGGAAAAATTCAAAGAAATCGCCAACTCTCTTTATATCTTCGCCAATCAGTTGTCGGAACAGGCTTTTCAGAATTTACAGTTAAAACAGCATCAGGAACATCTGGATGTGCTGGTACAGGACAAAATAAAAGACCTTGAAAAAGCCAACAAACAGTTAAAATCCACCAATGAAAAATTAATAGCCTTAACCAAGAAACAGGCCGAAACCGAAAAGGAACTTTGTAAAAGTAAAGAATACATTGAAAAGGAGTTGAATAAGAGCCGGACTTTGTTTCAGGCATTTATGGATAACATTCCGGTATGCGCATATATAAAAGACCGGAAACTCAATCATATCTTTTTGAATAACCATACAACCCAACTATTCGGTATTGAGTCAGAAACGTCAAAATCCGGTAACTTGTTCTCGGATGAAACCGCTAGGATGCTTGAAACAATTGATAAAGAAGTTTTCACAAAGAGCGAAAGCAAAACTCTGGTGTATGAATTTGCTTTAAACGGACAGAATACATGGTTCCACGATACTAAGTTTTTGATACAAATATCAGAAAATGAGACGCTTCTGGGAGGCGTAGCCTTTGACATCACCGAACAGAAAAAAGCTGAACAGGAACTTGAGAAAGCATATAAGCAAATTAGCAAAAACGAAGAAAAATACCGGAGTATCTTTGATAATTCGCCTGTAGGGATCTGCCGTTATGATAACAACACGGTAATAACGGACTGCAATCAAAGATTTGCCGAAATCCTCGGCGCGCCACGTGAAAAGATCATCGGCTTAAACATGAACGAAAAACTGCCTAACAGAAAAGTCGTAAATGAACTGCAAAAAACGCTCAAGACAGGGGCAGGCCATCTGGAAATCTGGTACACTTCATATACCGGCAATAGAACCGCTTTCTTAAAAACACGATTCAAAGCTATCTACAACAATGAAGGTAGAATAGACGGCGGTCTCTTTCTTATGGAGGATCTGACAGAAAAAAAGAAAGCAGAAGAAGAATTAGAAAAAACGTTTATTAAGCTGTCAGAAAGCGAAGAAAAATTCAGGGCTATTTTTTTTATGACCCCGGATGCAATATGCATTCATTCCATGGATGGCAAATATGTAGATGTAAATGAGGCCTTTACCCGTTTATCAGGATATAGCAAACAAGAAGTTCTGGGAAAAACTACAGCAGATATCAATGGATGGACAAACCCGGAAGACAGAATAACGGTGCGAACGGCATTAACAAACGACGGAATACTTGAAAATTTTGAGACAGAATACCAAGCAAAAGATGGTTCTATAACTTCAGTGTTATTGTCTACTAACGTTGTATCGCTGAACAAAACACCCCATATATTATCTTTAAGCAAAGATATTTCGACACTAAAAAAGACCGAAAGAGAACTCACCCAATTAAAAGATAATCTTGAACAATTGGTAGAAACCAGAACTGCAGAATTACAAAAAGTCCTTAACGAGCAAAAGATTATTCTCGATAATATCGGACTAGGTGTTGCGTTGTTATACGATAGGGAGCTGGCCTGGTCGAATCAATGCTTAGCCGATATGCTGGGCTATGGAGAGGCAGGACTGCCTGTTGGCGCTTCACCCCGAATAGCGTACAGGGATGAACAGGATTACATTAATTTCGGGAAAAAAATGTATACCGCACTTGGTAATGGTGAAACAGCAGCAGCGGAACATCTCCTGTACCGTAAAGACGGGTCAACATTCTGGTGCCGTTTGATTGGAACGGCGGTGCATCCTAAGGACTTGTCCAAAGGTGCAATCTGGATCTTTTACGATTTAACAGAAAGAAAAAAAGCGGAGACCGAGCTTCATAATCTTAAAAATTATCTTTCAAGTATTATTGATTCCATGCCTTCGGTGCTGGTGGGAGTGGACCGTGACGGCCGGGTGACCCAATGGAACCACCAGGCGCAGCAAACCAGCGGATTGAGCCGGGAAGATGTTCTGGCCAAGTCCCTGACACAGGTATTTCCCCGCCTGGCCGGGGAGATGCATCAAATAGAAACAGCCATGCGTGAGTGCCGGGTAATCAGCACGCCTAAGGTTTCTCGTAAAACTAAGACCGAAACCCGTTACGAGAACATCACCATTTTTCCCCTGAAGGATGACGGTATGGAGGGGGCTGTAATCCGGGTGGACGACGTCACAGAGCAGGTGCGCCTGGAGGAGATGATAATCCAGAGCGAAAAGATGCTCTCAGTTGGCGGACTTGCAGCGGGCATGGCACACGAGGTCAATAACCCCCTGGCCGGCGTGATGCAAACGGCTCAGGTGTTATCCCAAAGGCTTAAAGCCGGCACCAGCATTCCGGCCAACCTGAAAGCGGCGGAAGCTGCCGGCACTACAATGGAATCCATTGAACAATTTATGGAAGCCAGAGGTATACAAAGAATGATAGAAGCCATTATGCTTTCGGGTCAACGGGCATCTGAAATTGTGAGTAATATGCTCAGCTTTGTTCGGAAAGACAGTTCCCCCATAGCTTTACATGACCTTGGCAAAATTCTGGATAAAACCATTGAACTGGCCGCTACCGATTATGATTTAAAAAAAAATTATGATTTTAAACAAATTGAAATCATCAGGGAATATGATGACAATCTGCCTGCCGTTCCCTGTCAGGACAGCAAAATCCAGCAGGTGATTTTAAACATCCTGACCAACGGGGCCCAGGCTATGAAGAAAGCCGGAGCCCTTAAGTCCAGGTTCATCCTCAGGACCTATCCCGACCCGGACCAGGATATGGCCTGCATCGAGATTCAGGACAACGGGCCTGGAATGGATGAAAAAACCCGTAAACAAATATTTGATCCATTTTTTACCACCAAGCCGGTAGGGATGGGGACGGGGTTGGGGCTCAGTGTTTCCTATTTCATCATCACCGAAAATCATAAAGGGGAACTGACAGTCGAAACCAGTCCTGGCGCAGGAGCCAAATTTATTATACGTCTCCCTCTGTCAATGGGCCGTCATCAACACGAAACTTAG
- a CDS encoding aminoacyl-histidine dipeptidase codes for MDKLKGLQPERVMYYFEAISRIPRESGNEQAVSDYIKGIGEKLGFETIQDANNNVIIKKPASAGKADADPVILQGHMDMVCAKEKGKVIDFHKDPIELIVDGDFITADGTTLGADNGIAVAMTLALLEDAEAVHPRIEALFTTEEETGMGGAMNVDGNHFEGKTLINVDSEEEGIFTVSCAGGVRIFFRQPYMNVKNLYNRSYEIEILGLTGGHSGIEIHEGRANSIKLMGRLLNRIKRGAGISSLEGGEKMNAIAKRAKAVVSVNEDITETIQQIEQVFKDEFRVTDPGLKIIVTECRKQEMMMNLTSMKNLINAMLLLPCGVQTMSRDIEGLVESSNNVGVLYTNEDFVIIESAARSSVKTLKDEIVDRFHAVGELTGAQIELQSEYPSWPYNPDSKVRETMKQVYEKMYGKKPEIMAIHAGLETGILSERIGRIDMISMGPNMWDVHTPNEKLSISSTERTFVFLKEVLKVL; via the coding sequence ATGGATAAATTGAAGGGACTGCAGCCCGAGCGTGTCATGTACTACTTTGAGGCGATTTCTCGTATTCCAAGAGAAAGTGGGAATGAACAGGCGGTCAGTGACTATATCAAAGGCATTGGAGAAAAACTTGGATTTGAAACAATCCAGGATGCAAATAATAATGTGATTATTAAAAAACCGGCAAGCGCAGGAAAAGCAGACGCTGATCCAGTGATTCTGCAGGGGCATATGGACATGGTCTGTGCTAAAGAAAAGGGCAAGGTTATCGACTTTCACAAAGATCCAATCGAACTGATTGTGGATGGCGATTTCATCACTGCAGATGGAACAACCCTCGGGGCAGACAATGGCATTGCAGTAGCAATGACACTTGCGCTTTTAGAAGATGCTGAAGCTGTTCATCCAAGAATTGAGGCACTTTTTACAACAGAAGAAGAGACAGGAATGGGCGGTGCCATGAATGTCGATGGGAACCATTTCGAGGGTAAGACGCTCATTAATGTCGACTCGGAAGAAGAAGGAATCTTCACTGTCAGCTGTGCCGGCGGTGTGAGGATCTTCTTTAGGCAGCCGTATATGAATGTGAAGAACCTATACAACAGATCCTATGAGATTGAGATTTTAGGACTGACGGGCGGTCACTCTGGAATAGAAATCCACGAAGGCAGAGCTAACAGCATTAAATTGATGGGAAGATTGCTTAACAGAATAAAACGCGGTGCGGGTATCTCATCACTTGAAGGTGGAGAAAAGATGAATGCGATTGCAAAGCGAGCAAAAGCAGTCGTTTCTGTCAATGAAGATATTACTGAAACAATTCAACAGATTGAACAGGTCTTCAAAGATGAATTCAGAGTCACTGACCCAGGACTGAAGATTATAGTTACAGAATGCCGAAAGCAGGAAATGATGATGAATTTGACAAGCATGAAAAATCTCATCAACGCCATGTTGCTTTTACCGTGTGGTGTTCAGACAATGTCAAGGGATATCGAAGGATTGGTAGAGAGTTCAAACAATGTCGGTGTGCTTTACACAAATGAGGATTTTGTGATCATTGAGAGCGCAGCCAGAAGTTCAGTCAAAACACTTAAAGATGAAATTGTTGATAGATTCCATGCTGTTGGGGAGCTTACCGGAGCACAGATAGAACTTCAGTCAGAATACCCATCGTGGCCTTACAACCCAGATTCCAAAGTCAGGGAGACGATGAAACAAGTTTACGAAAAGATGTATGGCAAAAAACCGGAAATTATGGCTATCCATGCAGGATTGGAAACAGGAATACTCTCTGAGCGCATTGGCAGGATTGACATGATCTCCATGGGACCGAATATGTGGGATGTTCATACGCCGAACGAAAAACTGTCCATCAGCTCAACTGAAAGGACCTTTGTGTTCTTAAAGGAAGTACTAAAGGTGCTGTAG
- a CDS encoding DEAD/DEAH box helicase, with the protein MILPYEDRFRVKIPEIRHVYAGVDKLVHHFKGGVAAKKFKRKELLERSREIVEASLGLQDTKIEELLVEFKRLFDRKESEDRRLTLLCELSNRVLGMRPYPVQVMAVKVIQQSAIVEMATGEGKTLAASLAAIMFATEKKPVHVLTSNDYLAQRDAREGRPLFSACGLSVGFVGSDTDPAMRRQVHQNDIVYTTAKEILTDYLRDRIKLGSDTNDLKRAVDYALNRLDFTGSDLTLRGLHSVIVDEADNILIDEAVIPLIISAKRDNLPLREAAVAAFMAAESFEEGLDYKIDLKYKLIHWTSIGKEKIHGAREHLPLMWRGIKRAKELFNIAIYAREFLKKDEHYIIDQDKIVLIDNLTGRLMPQRNLGINLQQAVEAKEGVEVTDPTETIGRMSFQRFFRLFPKIGGMSGTVKEVRKEIWQVYHTPVVEVPTHRPVIRRELPWKFFPSNEKKINAIVRDVLHRHEKGQPVLLGTRSVGISEKIAENFDGKAGNYRILNAVRHAEESETVALAGQKTALTIATNMAGRGTDIKLGKGIKSLGGLYVVCTEPQASRRLDRQLFGRSGRQGDPGEAIVYAAWDDILIKSFLPFFFKLPVKFLFSHYFPFKKIILKKLVLLLQEKSEAYFAKQRLSILKSDDWIEAYLNFPEQIGSKG; encoded by the coding sequence ATGATACTCCCTTACGAGGACAGATTCCGGGTCAAAATACCGGAAATCCGACATGTTTACGCCGGTGTAGACAAATTGGTTCATCATTTTAAAGGGGGTGTTGCGGCAAAAAAGTTTAAGAGAAAAGAACTCCTTGAACGGTCCAGGGAAATTGTAGAAGCTTCTTTAGGCCTTCAGGATACAAAAATCGAAGAACTGCTGGTTGAATTTAAGCGTCTGTTTGACCGGAAGGAATCTGAAGACCGGCGGTTGACCCTTCTTTGTGAACTCAGCAACCGGGTACTTGGCATGCGCCCTTACCCTGTGCAGGTGATGGCTGTAAAAGTCATCCAGCAAAGTGCCATCGTCGAAATGGCCACCGGAGAAGGCAAAACCCTTGCCGCATCGCTGGCGGCAATCATGTTTGCGACAGAAAAGAAACCGGTCCATGTACTGACGTCAAATGATTATCTTGCACAACGGGATGCCCGGGAAGGCCGCCCGCTTTTTTCTGCCTGTGGGCTCAGCGTCGGATTTGTAGGATCAGATACCGATCCAGCCATGCGCCGGCAGGTTCATCAAAACGATATTGTATATACCACGGCAAAAGAGATCCTGACGGATTATCTCAGGGACCGGATAAAGCTTGGCAGTGATACAAACGATTTGAAAAGAGCCGTTGACTATGCACTGAATCGGCTTGATTTCACTGGAAGCGATTTGACTTTGCGCGGCCTGCATTCGGTGATTGTGGATGAGGCCGATAATATTCTTATTGATGAAGCGGTGATTCCTTTGATCATTTCCGCCAAACGGGATAATCTTCCCTTGAGAGAAGCTGCGGTTGCAGCCTTTATGGCGGCTGAATCGTTTGAAGAGGGCCTGGATTATAAAATTGATCTGAAATATAAACTGATTCACTGGACATCCATAGGCAAAGAGAAAATTCATGGCGCCAGAGAACATCTGCCGCTTATGTGGCGAGGAATTAAACGGGCAAAAGAGCTTTTCAACATAGCCATTTACGCTAGAGAATTCCTAAAAAAAGATGAGCATTATATCATTGATCAGGATAAAATCGTTCTGATTGATAATTTAACCGGCAGGCTGATGCCCCAGAGGAATCTGGGTATCAATCTCCAGCAGGCGGTGGAGGCCAAAGAAGGGGTTGAAGTGACCGATCCCACTGAAACCATCGGCCGGATGAGCTTCCAGCGTTTTTTCCGCCTTTTTCCCAAAATCGGCGGGATGAGCGGGACGGTAAAAGAAGTCAGAAAAGAGATCTGGCAGGTGTACCACACACCTGTGGTGGAAGTTCCGACCCACAGACCGGTTATCAGACGCGAACTGCCATGGAAATTTTTCCCCAGCAATGAAAAAAAAATCAATGCCATTGTCCGGGACGTCCTTCACCGCCATGAAAAGGGTCAGCCGGTGCTCCTGGGAACAAGATCTGTCGGGATCAGCGAAAAAATAGCTGAAAATTTCGACGGCAAAGCCGGCAATTACCGTATCCTGAATGCCGTCAGGCATGCCGAGGAATCCGAGACCGTCGCGCTGGCCGGGCAGAAAACGGCCCTCACGATTGCAACCAATATGGCCGGCAGGGGAACGGATATCAAGTTGGGTAAAGGGATTAAATCCCTTGGCGGTTTATATGTTGTCTGCACGGAGCCCCAAGCCTCAAGGAGACTTGATAGACAGTTATTCGGCCGTTCCGGCAGACAGGGAGACCCCGGCGAGGCAATCGTTTATGCCGCATGGGATGATATTCTTATAAAAAGTTTCCTTCCTTTTTTCTTCAAACTACCGGTAAAATTTTTATTCAGCCATTATTTTCCGTTTAAAAAAATCATTTTAAAAAAACTGGTTTTGTTGCTTCAGGAAAAATCAGAGGCCTATTTTGCAAAACAGCGACTATCAATTCTTAAAAGTGACGACTGGATAGAAGCGTATTTAAATTTCCCTGAACAGATAGGATCAAAAGGGTGA
- a CDS encoding efflux RND transporter periplasmic adaptor subunit, which produces MNFEKNIQKKLIQKLLDIVRFDGPAVQFWEKYIEYFTRFCQADRAILTGFVDGEWKIANSYSTKGDAWRLKRFPAHLVEQGLQKKIAAGNVDGITIIAVAVDVGPQEQSPVLLLDIGQKTLSISENTIYLISSIPSLFQAMRLYNKARTDALFFAKLLQIVRAVSDDEKFGLASLRLCNEIASLFYCDQVSLGWEKKGKAKLKSISNMETFEYRANCVWELESAMEECIDQDSEILWPQKEDGKLQTRAHDTYGGIRRVGSIVTLPIRRGREVLGAVTCEREKSAFSENEVWRLRLLLEQVAVWLDTLTHTDRWFGHKIYDWATDRLKSFFKIEQTGLKILVTAGIIAFAMLFIPVWAYEVDGTFILKADKTAHITSPIDGFIETVSVSPGDAVEKGGALIDLDVKELLLEQASMLATLSKHQREAEKAVAKNSLADMKIARLMEKETESELEIIAFNLKNASIQSPFAGIVVEGDLTSKLGAPVRQGDLLLKIASLDDLSFEILIEEKDIYDFSIDAGVRIKFVGKPDSVYGAKVTKVVPQAVFSGGANVFKVYAGINYAPETWWRPGMSGVAKIESGKRSLWWIITHEAFDYLKINFWL; this is translated from the coding sequence GTGAATTTCGAAAAAAACATTCAGAAAAAATTAATTCAAAAACTGCTCGATATTGTTCGGTTTGACGGGCCCGCCGTACAGTTTTGGGAAAAATATATAGAATACTTTACACGTTTCTGCCAGGCCGACAGAGCGATATTAACCGGTTTTGTGGATGGTGAATGGAAAATTGCCAATTCATATTCTACAAAAGGGGATGCATGGCGGTTAAAACGGTTTCCCGCACATCTTGTCGAGCAGGGCCTGCAGAAGAAAATTGCGGCCGGAAACGTAGACGGTATCACCATCATTGCCGTTGCCGTAGATGTCGGTCCCCAGGAACAATCCCCTGTTCTACTGCTGGATATTGGCCAGAAAACGCTGTCTATTTCCGAAAACACCATCTACCTGATTTCATCAATTCCCTCTTTGTTCCAGGCCATGCGTCTTTATAATAAAGCCAGGACAGATGCCCTGTTTTTTGCCAAATTATTGCAGATCGTTCGTGCGGTGTCCGATGATGAAAAATTCGGCCTGGCGTCTCTGCGGCTTTGCAATGAAATCGCCTCGCTTTTTTATTGTGACCAGGTCAGCTTAGGGTGGGAGAAAAAGGGCAAAGCCAAGCTTAAATCCATAAGCAACATGGAAACCTTTGAGTACAGGGCCAATTGTGTATGGGAATTGGAAAGTGCCATGGAGGAGTGCATTGACCAGGATTCAGAGATTCTGTGGCCCCAAAAGGAAGATGGAAAGTTACAGACCCGCGCCCACGATACTTACGGCGGGATAAGACGGGTGGGCTCGATTGTGACGCTGCCGATCCGGCGGGGCAGGGAGGTGCTGGGGGCGGTTACCTGTGAGCGTGAAAAGAGCGCTTTCAGCGAAAATGAAGTATGGCGGTTGAGGCTGTTGCTTGAACAGGTTGCCGTCTGGCTTGATACCCTTACTCATACCGACAGGTGGTTTGGGCACAAAATCTATGACTGGGCCACAGACAGACTTAAATCATTTTTCAAGATTGAACAGACCGGACTTAAAATCCTTGTTACCGCAGGAATAATTGCCTTTGCCATGCTCTTTATTCCCGTGTGGGCTTACGAGGTGGACGGCACCTTTATTTTGAAAGCAGATAAAACAGCTCACATCACCTCTCCCATTGACGGCTTTATTGAAACTGTTTCCGTCAGTCCCGGGGACGCCGTTGAAAAGGGCGGAGCCCTGATTGATCTTGACGTCAAAGAGCTGTTGCTGGAACAAGCATCCATGCTGGCAACACTTTCCAAACACCAGAGGGAGGCGGAAAAGGCGGTGGCAAAAAATTCTCTTGCCGATATGAAAATTGCCCGGCTGATGGAAAAAGAGACCGAATCCGAACTTGAGATTATCGCCTTTAACCTTAAAAATGCATCCATCCAATCGCCTTTTGCCGGCATCGTGGTTGAAGGGGATTTAACCTCAAAACTTGGGGCGCCGGTCAGGCAGGGGGATTTGCTGCTGAAGATCGCATCCCTGGACGATCTCTCTTTTGAAATATTGATAGAAGAAAAAGATATTTATGATTTCAGCATCGACGCCGGGGTACGGATAAAATTTGTGGGCAAACCCGATTCAGTATATGGGGCAAAGGTGACAAAGGTTGTTCCCCAGGCGGTTTTCAGCGGCGGCGCAAATGTTTTTAAAGTCTATGCAGGGATCAACTATGCGCCGGAGACATGGTGGCGTCCGGGCATGAGCGGGGTGGCCAAGATTGAATCCGGAAAACGGTCCCTGTGGTGGATCATCACCCATGAGGCCTTTGATTATCTGAAAATTAATTTCTGGTTATGA
- a CDS encoding biotin/lipoyl-binding protein, translated as MLYDPYSGNYFRVSEAYYKFLTTLSFERTVEQAWVKALEEDPENGPGQQDVINLLVELNTAGLIYFESAKESRSLYEKGVEKKKTQRKNMFSNILFIRFPVWNPERWLKRFLPLWRVIFGKFGGLVWLITILYGIKLGAENSGMFAQQAKSVLDPDNVILLYLCVAFIKICHEIGHGAVCVKYGGYINTIGVMLLIFTPLPYIDATASWAFRNKWERIYVSSAGMLVEIFLGAIACMVWVNAPPGLIQVISYNLMFTATVSTVLFNANPLIRYDGYYILADLIEIPNLSQKSTGFIYAVFQKYLFGIKDKDLNIYTFKEGVYLAAYGVASFVYRLFLFTVIALFVADKYFFVGVCLAVSLTFVWIYTPVKKYLNFLINSKELHGIRPRVIRLNFCVLLLAAYLAVSVPVPYSFTLPGVVKCEDSVDVLVRMDGRVKELKALHGERVKKGDVLMVLENRVLEYEIAQAGYQIEQISVAAKQNMLTGSIEGKPIHKRKEAIERYLAQLLERKKNLIIRAPVDGYWIYPEQQSLRGQYIAKGRGAGSIINNGRIRFISVAGQEKSSELFGDSIEQVTVRLTGKEDTSLNLKAYKVLPHASDVLPAKALGWKGGGEIPVVPEDPDGLKTIEPFYLVYGDIISSGDLSIYKGQTGNLNVKMKPVPTLNRILTVIKQFLQERYQV; from the coding sequence ATGCTTTACGACCCTTATTCCGGCAACTATTTCAGGGTCAGTGAGGCGTACTATAAGTTCTTGACGACGCTTTCCTTTGAACGGACGGTCGAGCAGGCCTGGGTCAAGGCATTGGAAGAAGACCCAGAAAACGGTCCGGGCCAGCAGGACGTGATCAATCTGCTGGTTGAGCTGAATACCGCCGGGCTGATTTACTTTGAAAGTGCCAAGGAGAGCCGGTCCCTTTATGAAAAAGGGGTGGAGAAAAAAAAGACCCAGAGAAAAAATATGTTTTCCAATATCCTTTTCATTCGGTTCCCTGTCTGGAATCCTGAACGATGGTTGAAGCGGTTTCTGCCCTTGTGGCGGGTGATCTTTGGAAAATTTGGGGGGCTTGTCTGGCTTATCACCATTTTATATGGCATCAAGCTCGGCGCTGAAAATTCGGGGATGTTTGCCCAGCAGGCAAAAAGTGTTCTGGACCCTGACAATGTGATCTTGCTCTATCTGTGTGTCGCATTTATAAAAATTTGCCATGAAATCGGCCATGGTGCGGTCTGTGTGAAATACGGGGGGTATATTAACACCATCGGTGTCATGCTTCTGATTTTTACACCACTGCCCTATATTGATGCAACCGCTTCATGGGCATTCCGTAATAAGTGGGAGCGGATATACGTCAGCAGCGCAGGGATGCTGGTGGAAATTTTCCTTGGTGCCATTGCATGCATGGTGTGGGTGAACGCGCCACCCGGTCTGATCCAGGTCATATCTTACAACTTGATGTTTACCGCAACCGTGTCAACGGTATTGTTTAATGCCAACCCCCTTATTCGGTATGACGGCTATTATATCCTTGCCGATCTTATAGAGATCCCCAACCTGTCCCAGAAAAGCACCGGTTTTATTTATGCGGTTTTCCAAAAGTATCTATTTGGCATCAAGGACAAAGACCTCAATATTTATACGTTTAAAGAGGGTGTCTACCTTGCAGCTTATGGGGTTGCAAGTTTTGTCTATCGACTCTTTCTTTTTACGGTGATCGCGCTTTTTGTTGCAGATAAATATTTTTTTGTGGGCGTCTGTTTAGCAGTATCTCTCACCTTTGTCTGGATTTATACCCCGGTAAAAAAATATCTTAACTTTTTGATCAATTCAAAGGAACTGCATGGCATAAGGCCCCGGGTCATTCGATTAAATTTTTGTGTTCTCCTTTTGGCGGCATATCTTGCCGTATCAGTTCCGGTGCCTTACAGTTTTACTTTGCCCGGTGTTGTGAAATGCGAGGATTCCGTGGATGTGCTTGTCCGCATGGACGGGCGGGTCAAGGAACTTAAAGCCCTGCATGGGGAACGGGTAAAAAAGGGCGATGTGCTCATGGTGCTTGAAAACCGGGTGCTCGAATACGAAATTGCCCAGGCCGGTTACCAGATAGAGCAAATCAGTGTTGCCGCGAAACAAAACATGCTCACCGGCAGCATTGAAGGCAAACCCATTCATAAAAGAAAAGAGGCCATTGAGCGGTATCTTGCCCAGCTTCTTGAAAGAAAAAAGAATTTAATTATCCGGGCACCTGTCGATGGTTACTGGATTTATCCGGAGCAGCAAAGTCTTCGGGGGCAATATATCGCAAAAGGGCGGGGGGCCGGGTCTATTATTAATAACGGCCGGATCAGATTTATATCCGTTGCCGGCCAGGAAAAATCATCAGAGCTGTTTGGCGATAGTATCGAACAGGTTACCGTTCGCCTTACGGGAAAAGAAGATACCTCATTAAACTTGAAAGCATACAAGGTCCTTCCCCATGCCTCGGATGTTCTGCCCGCAAAGGCACTGGGATGGAAAGGCGGGGGCGAGATACCGGTTGTGCCTGAAGACCCTGACGGACTGAAAACCATTGAGCCCTTTTACCTGGTTTATGGCGATATTATCTCGTCTGGCGATTTATCCATCTATAAGGGACAGACAGGGAACCTGAATGTCAAAATGAAACCGGTTCCCACCCTGAACAGAATTTTGACAGTCATAAAACAGTTTCTCCAGGAAAGATATCAAGTATGA